The sequence CACTCTATAAACCGTTGCTCACGTTATTCAATATTTATACtatttacctatacttttttATAAACAAAATATTATGTGCATATTAAAAATCAGTTATCAAATTAACTATTATATGTTTGTGNNNNNNNNNNNNNNNNNNNNNNNNNNNNNNNNNNNNNNNNNNNNNNtaattaatttatttgttaattttttatatatacataacataATTAAAAAGTATTAAATTTAGCTAACATATATTTTAAAGAGATATGATAAAATTACCCATTagcaaaattttataaaacaatATGTAAAAtttagatatttatttatttattgtgtaTTTatataagagtttaattttgagtaCTGACAGTGTAAAATGTTCAATCTTATCCATCTTTAAGGATGATCATTCATGCagtcaataaaaataatagttatttttttatgatatgGTATTACGTAACTAATACCCATgacagtacatcaaaattaaattttatataataaatataaaatcttCTATTAATAATAACCTTAAGATGTGTCCTACTGTCTCACTCGGATTGACTCCTTTTCTGTTATTAGGGCGCAACGCTTTCAGCACTTCTAATAGGTTACCAAGCACAGGTAAGCTACAACTAGTAATTTGATttataaataaaaactaaaactaaaccaaTCTCTTTTTCAAACGAAGAATATAAAGGTAGAATATTTGATTAATGAACATGAAATCCACAGGGGAAGTTGTTGAAGGAACATCCACCGATAAAGTTGTTTGTATCAATATCTGGATGCAAATTTAGAGATCCAAGCATATGTGATGTAGCCTACAAGGAACCCATAAAAGCAAAATCTGTTCATTTCATTGGTGACAAAGATTGGCTTAAATTGCCTTCTGAGGAGCTCGCCTCTGCTTTTCAAAATCCCCTCATAATAAGGCACCCTCAAGGTCATACCGTCCCACGGTTAGGTAGCCTCTCACCAAATGTTTTTCTTCAATACCCTTTATTGTatgtacattttttttaaatatctttatCATATATATATTTACAAAAACATCTTTTGTTATCTGTAGAACTTAAATCCAGAACTTTTGGAATAGAGTTATAGTATAAAGTAGTTATTATCTtgactaattttatattttttgttaataaATACAATTAATAAATAAGAAGGATGAATTAGTACTAATTAATATATTAGTTTATGTAATGTTTTACTATTGTGATTGAACTTTCCTTTAACTATCACAAACAGATGAAATGGCCACCAGCCAGCTACAAAATTGGGTTGAAGAGGTACTAAGCCACAGAAAAGTTGGTATCTCGGAATATGACAAGAAATTAGAAAGTGAAGTAAATAAGTCAGATGCAAAGGTGCTAGAGGCATGTAACGGGGTGGCTCAAGCCTAAATGTTAGAGCTTATAAGAGGAAGCAGAAGCACCTGAATTTAATACAGATTATATTATTACTATGTATTGAAATTCATCCACTATTGAATGCCTTATATGTGTTGTCTTTATATCAACGAAATTGTGACAAATACAGCACACATATTTAGCACGGAAATGGTTAGTCTTTCAGTGTTTTGGTCCTGCTAGTTCTGTATTCAACTAGTGGTTAGCAGAGCCAAATAAGAATGAGAGTGAGCATGACGAGTGCTTTGTGCTTCCCTTGCCAACCATCTTTAACCGCGACCTTAAGTGCTGCTAGGTAGGCTATTTGTGATtctgttttctttctcttttatttgatGTTCACTTGTATTTTAACTTTTGAATGTTTAATGGGAGAATACTGAACAATTATTCGTGTAATTCTGTTATTGTTGATGGTCCTCAATAAAAAAACAATGGTTTAAATCAtgtttgagcatcagtggatcaCGGATTTTAGTTGGAGACAACTTTGGCAATAAAAAGCTTAACAAGTTAATAATCATGCAGTAAAATGGAAATGCAATGAACATTAACAGGGGTGTGGAGCCTTCGTGTTATAGAAGGGGGCTGTTTGTATCTTAGATGTGGTTATCATGTATTGTTTGCTTTTCCTGTAAACTTGTCACCTAGTccattatatatttaatatttatcttattaattttacaactaaaatatATCATATAGCACTCTAATTATAACTAAAATATATTTCACAACTGACGATTGACTAGCAACTATTGACTTACCAATCGACTGCCCCATCACCGATGCCAGTTAACCGATCAATAGACCGACTCTCCTACCAACCTACCCTTACAAACCAACTATCCATTGACATAAACACTATAGGTCGAGATCACCTTGTGATCAATGCTAATTAACAGAACAATCGTCTGCGGACCTAACCTAACCAGCCGAACAAATCGACCGATTACCCTGTGACTAGATGTTGGCTAGCAGAACGACTGCTTGATTGACTCGCATACCAACCTCAAAAATGCTGAAAAAACTTTGCTTTGAAACCATTTTTTCCTAGAGCAATTGACGCATTAGTagaaacatttctcttttttggtCTACGAACGGCAAAGATACCCGTGAAAGCAGGTACCCACGGGGATTACTCACGATAGGAGACTAACTGTAAAATTTTCACAGGGGCAAGGACCCGCCCTCGCGAATAAATGGGACAGGAACATGAGTAGCTCTACCTGTCCCATGAAGATCTTTGAAATCTCCAAGAAGAGGGAATTTACTAAAATGCCCTCACTAATATATAAAAGTTATATATTACCATCTTggtatttataaagaaaaattcTACTCCCACCCTTAACCATTTTATGAACTCCCACTCCGCACCTCAGTAATTAGAAAATGATATTGCGATTTCTAACCACTAATTTTGACCTTCCGCCTCCTTCGTTAGTGTCTCTATCCAAAGCTAACCGATCTTGTCTACATAGATCGTTAAGTCAACACATGTCAAGCAACAATTTAAAGAGACAAATCACCCCTCgaccttcttcttctcttttttcctcTCCTCCTCTTCACGAACCAGAACAGCACTAGGTcaactcctttttctttttcttttctccatCATTTTTTGTCACCATCATCACCAACATCCAGCACTATTCTCTGCATTCTCTCATTCTCCTCTCCACCATTTTTGGCCACCATCATTCTCTGTTTCCGCTGCACTGTTCCACTACcatgattcttcttcttcttctgaccGCACCAAAAACACAAAGCTATATCTCTCTCCTTACTTCTCTATTCACTGCTGGCAACCACAGCGCAATCACAGCTACCCTCTCACCCTTTTTCTTCTCCTTATCTTTACAATCTCTCTCTCTTACTAGTTTGTCCCTGTCTTTATTTGGTTTTACACTAAATCCCAAGTAAAGAACCttacataaaataagatagtgaTTTTTCATGGACCAACAACTACTTGACTGCAAATATCACTAATACACCAATTCAAATACTGACACATTCTATAATCACCAAATTACTCTTTCACATAAAAATTGATACTTTAAATAGATATACGTATCCAATAATCAAAATCCAAAAAAGGACAACTCGTAAGACCATATCCCAaactaaatttaaatatttaaacagATAAAATTACTCaactgaaaaagaagaataagaagaaaaaaaaggaggaggTGACAGTAGGGTTGTGCAGTGAGAACAGAGAATGGTGGTGCCGTGAATGTGAATGATGATGGTGGCCAAAAATGGTGAAGAGGAGACGGAGAGAAGAGAGTTGGTTCGGTAGTGATCTGGTCGTGAAGAGGATGAGAGGAGAAAAGAAATATGGCATTAAGTTATGGTTGAACaacgaaagaaagaagaagaagtaaagTGTTCTTGAGCTCTCCAAAACGACGACGTTTTGTTAATTGTATAGGGGGCGATTTGTCCCTTTAAATTATTGCTTAACATGTGTTAACTTAACGGTCCACGTAAGTAAGATTCGTTAGCTCTGGACGGAGATATTAACGGAGGAGGTGGAAGGTTTGATAGAGTTAGTGATTAGGGACTGCAATGTCATTTTCTAATTGATGAGGAATGGAATGGGGTTCATGAAATGGTTAAGGCCCAGGGTGGGATTTTCCTCTATTTAATATGTGTATTAGATTATGTCAAATTGAGTTTGAAACTTTAGATTGTATTATCTTATGTTAAATTTTGTTGAACTTTTGAATCACTgtgttatgaattttttttttaactttttaaaatgaAATACCAGCAGATACCTACGAGTATCTGTCAtggacaattaaatgaaaatctaTAACAGAAATAACAGAAATTCTTTGCATACAAGCGATTAGGGCTTGTAAGCCTTACAAGTCAATTAACCACTAACGCCCAAAAATGCGCTCCTAGTGTTACGTAgcttacacgcgctatataacagATCCCGCGAATATATAACTaccaattttaaaagatttatttcCTTCTTCATTCTCCTTCTTTCCAAATTTCTTCGTTCTTCTTCTCGCACGTCTTCCCCTGCCTTTTCGATCGTTCTTTTTCCCTCCTTTCTCACTGGTTTGTTCTTCGTCATTGACGTGAGTTTCTCTCTCTGTAGCTCCAGCTtcattttttttcgattttctggtttctgaaatcaaagtttgaactcgttttgaagataatggatgattcaacctcagattgtcagctgaatcagggTGAAgtagattttgaatttgaatctaacgaagttcctgaggtttgatttacattcAGCTAATTACGATTACTCTGAATTTTGTTGCAGTTATTCGTATATCATTGTCTAGCTGAATAATTcatgaacattgactgtgaaattAACGTGTGAACATAAATTTGTGgattgaatctaatgtattagttttgaataattatctgcaatttatagcagacgctcgggtgtagatcagaattttttgggtgtattttagggagaagtgtgggtgtatttacaaTTTAtggatttttttgttattttagttgagttgttgtcgTTTGGGTGTATTAGATCatacatgattgggtgtatttttagtttttgacatggtgtattctgcagcctctctctgttgttgatgaccagtttgttcccaaggttggaatgacctttaccacccttgaagatgctggaaaattttacaggaactacgccaaggctgcaggtttttctacaagagttcggagtacaaataggaagggaaacgagattaagaattaattgattacatgtagcagagaggaaaaatggaaatctaaaatatctccgaccgagaagacaaaTCTGACAGCCGATTTAAACtatcctgcaagaatttatatacacacattgaaggatgttggtgcttggatcatttcaaaggttgtgctggatcattcacacccttgctgtccaagtaaagcaaagatgctcaaacagcatagggaactaagcatgttgtcgtacaatagagaataacgagaaGGCTG is a genomic window of Arachis ipaensis cultivar K30076 chromosome B06, Araip1.1, whole genome shotgun sequence containing:
- the LOC107604722 gene encoding esterase OVCA2, which encodes MEGENGKKMKILCLHGFRTSGSFLKKQISKWDPSLFSKFDMDFLDGKYPAGGKSDIEGIFPPPYFEWFQFNKEFTEYTNLEECISYLCEYITANGPFDGFLGFSQGATLSALLIGYQAQGKLLKEHPPIKLFVSISGCKFRDPSICDVAYKEPIKAKSVHFIGDKDWLKLPSEELASAFQNPLIIRHPQGHTVPRLDEMATSQLQNWVEEVLSHRKVGISEYDKKLESEVNKSDAKVLEACNGVAQA